The following are encoded together in the Amyelois transitella isolate CPQ chromosome 6, ilAmyTran1.1, whole genome shotgun sequence genome:
- the LOC106131135 gene encoding DNA-(apurinic or apyrimidinic site) endonuclease: MAPRSTKTKKATDVKVADEAPKGKGKGKIIEEPVIEAKAELEENIEDVAVPDKKAKRGKKKAINDKNGLKPVDDKAEDVAPPAKKSKKKKAEESDPDDVSNDGDEADKNGDIEANGDSEEAEKAPAGRGRGKQAKKEPTVVKAGRGKKAKPGKANGDVEKEAVAEKPSAKRRGRKPQSKDDASNEEEVKSEPVAKGRKKVTKEVKEKTPESEEEKVVEEPKKKEAKGRKGRGKKPKEEVPQDKEEDEQTEEKGNGDAKAVEETDEVEEEIKPAKGKRAPKKRSAETPAVDDESQDMQDTGEPKKKKRALSEDTKTAPPKNKASTDYDSLDFSNSSKNKQDKEWNFKIASWNVDGIRAWLNKGGLDYIKYEKPDILCLQETKCAQEKLPDDVANLPGYHSYWVGSEKDGYAGVGIYTTKLAMNVQYGLQDEELDSEGRIITAEYEHFYLICTYVPNAGRNLVTLPKRLKWNEEFRKFVKDLDKKKPVIICGDMNVSHEEIDLANPKTNKKNAGFTIEERTGMSDLLGDGFVDTFRHLNPDKTGAYTFWTYMKNSRSKNVGWRLDYFIVSERLLPSLCDSIIRDQVYGSDHCPITLFLHLSSADKPK, from the exons atggcacCAAGATCTACAAAAACCAAG AAAGCCACAGATGTCAAAGTAGCTGATGAAGCACCAAAAGGcaaaggaaagggaaaaataatTGAGGAGCCAGTGATTGAAGCTAAAGCAGAACTTGAAGAGAACATTGAGGATGTTGCAGTGCCAGATAAGAAGGCAAAACGCGGAAAGAAGAAAGCaataaatgacaaaaatgGACTGAAACCAGTTGATGATAAAGCTGAGGATGTTGCTCCCCCAGCCAAGaagagtaaaaagaaaaaggctGAGGAATCTGATCCTGATGATGTTTCTAATGATGGGGATGAAGCTGACAAAAATGGGGATATTGAAGCCAATGGTGACTCTGAAGAGGCAGAAAAGGCTCCTGCTGGCAGGGGACGTGGTAAACAAGCAAAAAAAGAGCCGACAGTAGTTAAAGCTGGAAGAGGCAAGAAAGCAAAACCAGGGAAAGCTAATGGTGATGTAGAAAAAGAAGCTGTTGCTGAAAAACCTTCAGCTAAGAGAAGAGGACGTAAACCTCAGTCCAAGGATGATGCTAGTAATGAGGAAGAAGTGAAGTCTGAGCCCGTGGCTAAAGGaagaaaaaaagtaacaaaagaaGTGAAAGAGAAAACACCAGAGAGTGAAGAAGAAAAGGTTGTGGAGGAGCCTAAAAAGAAAGAGGCTAAAGGCCGGAAAGGAAGGGGTAAGAAACCTAAAGAAGAGGTGCCTCAAGACAAGGAAGAAGATGAACAAACAGAAGAAAAAGGAAATG GTGATGCAAAGGCTGTTGAAGAAACAGATGAGGtggaagaagaaataaagCCTGCCAAGGGCAAGCGGGCTCCAAAAAAAAGGTCAGCGGAAACTCCAGCAGTCGACGATGAGTCTCAAGATATGCAAGACACAGGGGAaccaaagaaaaagaagaggg CTCTATCTGAAGATACTAAAACTGCACCACCCAAAAACAAAGCATCAACAGATTATGACTCATTAGATTTTTCCAATTCCTCGAAAAATAAGCAGGATAAGGAGTGGAATTTCAAAATTGCTAGTTGGAATGTTGATGGTATAAGAGCATGGTTGAATAAAGGTGGTCttgattacataaaatatgaaaaaccaGATATTCTGTGCCTGCAGGAGACCAAATGTGCTCAGGAGAAACTACCAGATGACGTAGCCAATTTGCCAGGCTATCATTCTTACTGGGTCGGTAGTGAAAAGGATGGTTATGCGGGCGTTGGCATCTATACTACAAAACTCGCGATGAATGTCCAGTATGGACTACAAGATGAAGAGTTGGACAGTGAAGGCCGTATAATTACTGCTGAAtatgaacatttttatttgatatgcACTTATGTTCCTAATGCTGGTCGAAACCTAGTCACCCTCCCTAAGAGACTGAAATGGAACGAGGAATTCCGAAAATTCGTTAAGGATTTAGATAAGAAAAAACCTGTGATAATATGCGGCGATATGAACGTGTCACATGAAGAAATTG ATTTGGCCAATCCTAagactaacaaaaaaaatgctgGATTCACCATTGAAGAGAGAACTGGCATGAGCGACTTACTCGGCGATGGCTTTGTCGACACCTTCCGCCATCTCAACCCTGACAAGACCGGAGCATATACCTTCTGGACGTATATGAAAAATAGCCGATCGAAAAATGTGGGatg GCGCCTAGACTACTTCATAGTGTCCGAGAGGCTCCTGCCGTCACTATGTGATAGCATCATCAGGGACCAAGTCTATGGCAGCGATCACTGCCCAATAACCCTCTTCCTGCATCTGAGCAGTGCTGACAAACCAAAATAG